A part of Haloarchaeobius sp. HME9146 genomic DNA contains:
- a CDS encoding VOC family protein — protein MTTDSADAAGTLPDSTHVGRVALRVGSLDATVPFYRDVVGLDVVRDDDSGEARLLADGEELVVLVEDPDTPERPRDAAGLFHLAVRVPDRAALADALTRIRTHGNLTGASDHVVSEALYLRDPEGNGVEIYRDRPREEWRETAAGQLDIRTLPLDLDDLAAAAESDTRDADRAPPGTDIGHVHLEVTDLDRALDFYVDDLGFTLENDEYDGAAFVAAGGYHHHLGLNTWNRRTAQRGDHRGLAWYELVVPDEGSLSALSDRLTAAGEPVEETEHGLSVTDPAGIEVRIRVE, from the coding sequence GTGACAACAGACTCTGCGGACGCCGCCGGGACGCTCCCCGACTCGACCCACGTCGGCCGGGTCGCGTTGCGCGTCGGCTCCCTCGACGCGACCGTCCCGTTCTACCGCGACGTGGTCGGCCTCGACGTGGTGCGAGACGACGATTCCGGTGAGGCGCGACTGCTGGCCGACGGCGAGGAGCTGGTCGTGTTAGTGGAAGACCCGGACACACCCGAACGTCCCCGCGATGCGGCGGGATTGTTCCACCTCGCGGTGCGGGTTCCGGACCGGGCAGCACTGGCCGACGCGCTGACCCGTATCCGTACCCACGGGAACCTGACTGGCGCGTCGGACCACGTCGTCAGCGAGGCACTGTATCTCCGCGACCCGGAGGGAAACGGTGTCGAGATATACCGCGACAGACCCCGGGAAGAGTGGCGCGAGACGGCCGCCGGGCAACTCGACATCCGGACGCTGCCGCTCGACCTGGACGACCTCGCCGCGGCCGCCGAATCCGACACGAGAGACGCCGACCGCGCTCCCCCCGGAACCGACATCGGGCACGTCCATCTCGAGGTCACCGACCTCGACCGGGCACTCGACTTCTACGTCGACGACCTCGGGTTCACCCTGGAGAACGACGAGTACGACGGCGCAGCGTTCGTCGCTGCCGGTGGATACCACCACCATCTCGGGCTGAACACCTGGAACCGGCGGACCGCCCAGCGCGGCGACCACCGCGGGCTGGCGTGGTACGAACTCGTGGTGCCTGACGAAGGTTCACTGTCGGCGCTCTCCGACCGGCTGACTGCCGCAGGAGAGCCGGTCGAGGAGACGGAGCACGGGCTCTCGGTCACCGACCCCGCCGGCATCGAGGTACGGATTCGCGTCGAGTAG
- a CDS encoding low specificity L-threonine aldolase yields MIDLRSDTVTKPDDAMREAAMTADVGDDVYGEDPTVNELEAQAAKLVGKEAALYVPTGTMGNQLAARTHTERGQEILVERESHIYKWELGGLAQLSSLQVRTLDGGERGIPTPEQVREGYVEENAHRPGTGLLSLENTHNSKGGVAIEPEKIEAAAAAAHDLGLPVHLDGARVCNAAVALDVPVHEVTESVDTVMFCLSKGLGAPVGSMLAGPEEFIAKARRNRKLFGGGMRQAGIIAGPGLEALGNVERLADDHANATALAAGLDELPGLSVAEPETNIVLVDTSDSELDADEFLAACEEVDVIGSKFGEQTVRFCTHWDVDSADMETTIERVASVL; encoded by the coding sequence ATGATAGACCTCCGGAGCGACACGGTGACGAAGCCCGACGATGCCATGCGCGAGGCCGCGATGACAGCCGACGTCGGCGACGACGTGTACGGCGAGGACCCGACAGTGAACGAACTCGAAGCCCAGGCCGCCAAGTTGGTGGGGAAGGAAGCCGCCCTCTACGTCCCGACGGGGACGATGGGCAACCAGCTCGCGGCCCGGACCCACACCGAGCGCGGCCAGGAGATCCTGGTCGAGCGCGAGAGCCACATCTACAAGTGGGAGCTCGGCGGGCTGGCCCAGCTCTCCTCGCTGCAGGTCCGGACCCTCGACGGCGGCGAGCGCGGGATTCCCACACCGGAGCAGGTCCGCGAGGGCTACGTCGAGGAGAACGCCCACCGACCCGGCACGGGATTACTGAGCCTGGAGAACACGCACAACTCGAAGGGCGGGGTCGCAATCGAGCCCGAGAAGATAGAAGCCGCAGCAGCGGCGGCCCACGACCTCGGGCTTCCAGTCCATCTCGACGGGGCGCGGGTGTGCAACGCCGCCGTCGCCCTCGACGTGCCAGTCCACGAGGTCACGGAGTCGGTCGACACCGTGATGTTCTGCCTGTCGAAGGGGCTGGGCGCGCCGGTCGGGTCGATGCTCGCCGGCCCCGAGGAGTTCATCGCGAAGGCACGCCGGAACCGCAAACTGTTCGGCGGCGGCATGCGCCAGGCCGGCATCATCGCCGGTCCCGGGCTGGAAGCGCTCGGGAACGTCGAGCGACTGGCCGACGACCACGCCAACGCGACGGCGCTCGCTGCGGGACTGGACGAGCTGCCGGGGCTCTCCGTGGCGGAACCGGAGACCAACATCGTCCTCGTCGACACCAGCGACTCCGAACTGGACGCCGACGAGTTCCTCGCCGCGTGTGAGGAGGTCGACGTCATCGGCTCGAAGTTCGGCGAGCAGACGGTCCGCTTCTGCACGCACTGGGACGTCGATTCGGCGGACATGGAGACGACCATCGAACGCGTCGCGTCGGTGCTGTAG
- a CDS encoding GNAT family N-acetyltransferase codes for MDIRELTAESERREAVPILQQLWGDATRPEILDWTGEDDYHLFGQFVDGELVGVAGVLVRQVLHHDRHAWLYDLVVDEAHRGAGHGTALVEFVEDWAREQDCEHVALASPLAKEGVHEYYEDLDYEKWGYVVEKEL; via the coding sequence ATGGACATCCGCGAACTGACCGCCGAATCCGAGCGACGCGAGGCGGTCCCCATCCTCCAGCAACTGTGGGGCGACGCCACCCGACCCGAGATACTCGACTGGACCGGCGAGGACGATTACCACCTGTTCGGGCAGTTCGTCGACGGCGAACTCGTCGGGGTCGCCGGGGTGCTCGTCCGGCAGGTCCTCCACCACGACCGGCACGCCTGGCTGTACGACCTGGTCGTCGACGAGGCCCACCGGGGCGCAGGGCACGGTACCGCCCTCGTGGAGTTCGTCGAGGACTGGGCGCGTGAGCAGGACTGCGAACACGTCGCGCTGGCCTCGCCACTGGCCAAAGAAGGCGTCCACGAGTACTACGAGGACCTGGACTACGAGAAGTGGGGCTACGTCGTCGAGAAGGAACTCTGA
- a CDS encoding aminopeptidase, with translation MDPRVREHAQIVASHSADLAEGDNVVIDAHPVAEDLVTALFEECADVGANPLAISQRTGTRFRRAYLRNSDDSEFDLPSHEMALFEEMDVYIAIRAGANMTETADVNPEVTAEYEKARRPLLDERLSKRWVLTQYPADANAQLAEMSTEGYENFVWDAVNKDWDEQGEFQQQMVEILDPADEVRIVSGETTDVTMSVKGNTTLNDTGKHNLPGGEVFTAPVPDSVEGEVLFDKPLYHQGREVTGVRLVFEGGEVVEYEAEKNEDVLKNVLEADEGAKRLGELGIGMNRDIDVFTYNMLFDEKMGDTVHMAVGRAYEATVGEDNEQNESAVHVDMIVDMSEDSYIEVDGEVVQRNGTFRFEDGFQE, from the coding sequence ATGGACCCACGAGTTCGTGAACATGCCCAGATCGTCGCCAGTCACTCCGCCGACCTGGCCGAGGGTGACAACGTCGTCATCGACGCCCATCCGGTCGCCGAGGACCTCGTCACGGCCCTGTTCGAGGAGTGCGCCGACGTGGGCGCGAACCCGCTGGCAATCAGCCAGCGGACGGGCACCCGCTTCCGCCGTGCCTACCTGCGAAACAGTGACGACAGCGAGTTCGACCTGCCGAGCCACGAGATGGCCCTGTTCGAGGAGATGGACGTCTACATCGCCATCCGGGCCGGCGCGAACATGACAGAGACTGCGGACGTGAACCCCGAGGTCACCGCCGAGTACGAGAAGGCCCGTCGCCCGCTGCTCGACGAGCGCCTCTCGAAGCGCTGGGTGCTCACGCAGTACCCGGCCGACGCGAACGCCCAGCTCGCCGAGATGAGCACCGAGGGCTACGAGAACTTCGTCTGGGACGCCGTCAACAAGGACTGGGACGAGCAGGGCGAGTTCCAGCAGCAGATGGTCGAGATACTCGACCCGGCCGACGAGGTCCGAATCGTCTCCGGCGAGACGACCGACGTGACGATGTCCGTGAAGGGCAACACCACCCTGAACGACACGGGCAAGCACAACCTGCCCGGCGGCGAGGTGTTCACCGCACCGGTCCCCGATTCGGTCGAGGGCGAGGTGCTGTTCGACAAGCCGCTGTACCACCAGGGCCGTGAGGTCACCGGTGTCCGGCTCGTCTTCGAGGGCGGCGAGGTCGTCGAGTACGAGGCCGAGAAGAACGAGGACGTACTGAAGAACGTCCTCGAGGCCGACGAGGGCGCGAAGCGCCTTGGCGAACTCGGCATCGGCATGAACCGCGACATCGACGTCTTCACCTACAACATGCTGTTCGACGAGAAGATGGGCGATACCGTCCACATGGCCGTCGGCCGCGCCTACGAGGCGACCGTCGGCGAGGACAACGAGCAGAACGAGTCCGCGGTCCACGTGGACATGATTGTCGACATGAGCGAGGATTCGTACATCGAGGTCGACGGCGAGGTCGTCCAGCGCAACGGGACCTTCAGGTTCGAAGACGGCTTCCAAGAATAA
- a CDS encoding DUF6069 family protein, protein MGTTTVHAPTRSVQPIRAIAERGGTGAGIAVIVNTLLLVVGQRFIDIPAGFDPLSIGSVVTASAAGAVAATLVYILLDRIVTETDKLMTGIASFVLILSVVPVFVVAPTLAEGVGPGILVLLVLMHAVVAVASVGALTHSEVFERYREAPDQENPEQEQT, encoded by the coding sequence ATGGGAACAACCACCGTTCACGCGCCGACGCGGTCGGTCCAGCCGATCCGCGCCATCGCGGAGCGCGGGGGGACAGGTGCCGGCATCGCCGTCATCGTCAACACCCTGCTGCTCGTCGTCGGGCAGCGATTCATCGACATTCCCGCCGGCTTCGACCCCCTGAGCATCGGCTCTGTCGTCACCGCGTCCGCTGCCGGCGCGGTCGCCGCCACCCTGGTCTACATCCTCCTCGACCGAATCGTCACCGAGACGGACAAGCTCATGACAGGCATCGCCTCGTTCGTGCTCATCCTCTCCGTCGTCCCGGTGTTCGTCGTCGCGCCGACACTGGCCGAGGGCGTCGGACCGGGGATACTGGTGCTACTGGTGCTGATGCACGCCGTCGTCGCCGTCGCGAGCGTCGGTGCCCTCACGCACAGTGAAGTGTTCGAGCGGTACCGGGAGGCTCCCGACCAGGAGAATCCCGAGCAGGAACAGACCTGA